TTCCATGCATGTGAAATACTCATAATAATAGCATGCACTTTTAGCCATTCTTCTCTGTCTTCATCGCAATATTCACGAATAATTATTTCTTCCATTTTTATAATTCCTATTGTTCTAATGGGTTACATTCCTCTGTTTCTGTATATAATACTTCTCCCGGATAGAGTGTTCCTTTTCGAGGCCAGAGCCACATTATGGGAGAAAGGGTAAATGCGGAAAGTAGCGTAACAGAACCTTGGGCCGTTGCAATTTCTGCAGGGAAACGGGCATGGAGAACAGTCCCTGGTTTTGCGGATACCTCTTTATCATTAACTTTAACACGGGTTACAAAGACGGTCCTACCTTTGTAGGTAAATCGCGTTATAATGGTTTGGGACAAGGCACGAATTTGACGGTCAATTTCAATAGCGGGAACATCCCAGTGGATAATAGCGTCGTTCACAGTAGGTTTAGGGTCATAGGAAGCCCAATCAAGATTTTGAGGTTCCCCGTGCAATCCTTCTTTTTCAATACGGTCTACGACTTCCAATACCATTGTTTTTGCCATTTCAGAAGCCCGACAATAGACCGAATAAGCAGTGTCTGTGTCGAGAATAGGAAAGGACTGCTGTGCGACAATAGCACCGGTATCAATACCCTCATCCATAATATGAAAAGTAACACCGGATTGTTTTTCCCCATGCCGTATTACCGCATAGAAAGGGTTAGGACCGCGATGGCGAGGTAATAAAGATGAATGAACATTAATGCAACCAATGTTAGGTATGGATAGTATTGGTTTTTTAAAGATAATACCAAAGCCACAGGTAATAATCAGGTCGGGTGATAATTCTTTTATAGGTTTTATCTCTTTTTCATTCATTTTATCAATCCAAAAAACAGGGATATGGTGTTTTTGGGCAAAACGCAGGATGCTATCATGTCCACCTAAAAAACCTAAAAATAACTGATTGATAAAACGTCGGATACCTTTGGTTTGCCTTCCATTTTGGAGAATTCCAATAATCTGGTGCTGACTTTTGATTAGAGGTTCAGCAACACAAACACCTAATTTTCCTGTGCCTGCAATAAGGATACGCATTAGAAAACCTTTTTCGAATCAACTAATATCGTTACAGGACCATCATTTACCAAGGAGACAAGCATGTGTGCTGCAAATATTCCTGTTTCCACATGGATACCTTTATTACGAACTATTTCTATAAATTTTTCATAGTAGGGAATTGCTTTTTCTGGTTTTGCAGAGGTGCTAAAAGAAGGGCGTCTTCCACGACGGCAATCTCCATGCAGGGTAAATTGAGAAACGACCAGCATTTCCCCATTAACATCTTCTAAGGATAAATTGAACTTACCTTCTGTATCATTGAATATACGCAAACCGATAATTTTCTCCGCTGTGTATTGAATATCGGCTTCATTATCCTGTTCATCTACGCCCAGCAAAACAAGAAGACCATGACCAATTTTTCCCACAATCTGATTATCTACCGTTACACTTGCATTTAACACTCTCTGAACTACTGCTCGCATATTGTCCTTTCTGAAGAATAATAGTATATTTTTGTTATTATAAAAGAAAACATTAAAAAACGGTTTAATAATTATATTTAGAATGGATATAAAATAAAAATTGGGTATGGATATATTAACAAAGATAAATGATGATATAAGCTATTTAGCAGGTGCCACGATAACAAGAAGATACGGGACTGAAGGGGAATTGTTGTGTTCGGAATATATTCGCAATCGTTTATTAAACATGGGTTTACAGCCTGTTATAGAGCCTTTTAATTGTTCTCGAGAAACATTTCAGATTTTTTCGCTTTATTGGATGGAGTTTCTTTTTGTCATATTATTGACTATATTTTTCCCATTAGCAGGGTTTCTGTATGGGGTTATCGTTTTCTTCCTTTATTTCTTAGAAATTTCAGGGTATTTTAGCCTGTCAAAATTTGTTCCTGAATATCAGTCTCAAAACATTCATACCGTGATACGGAAACAGGATTTGTTTGATGAACCTAAATACAGGATTGTATTTCATGCGAATTATGACTGTGGTATATCCCATTTTCTTTATTCTAAAGAAGTCATGGATTTTCTTCCTGTGTTTCATCATTTGATTGTAATTTGTATGCTGGTGGTTTTGGGTATAAGTCTTCGCGATGAATTAAGTAATATTGTTCCATGGCAGGATAATATCTCCATGTTGTGCCGCATATTTGTAGGGATTGTTTTAGGAACGATGAGTTTCATCGCCCTAATTGCAACAGCCAATGAAGAGGATACACGAGGGGCTAATTTTAATGCTTCAGGTGTAGCATGTTTGTTAGGAGTGGCAGAGTTTCTGGCTGAACGGCCTTTGGAGGATGTGGAGATTCATTTTGTTTTTTCAGGTGCCTATCAATCCTGGATGTCAGGATTGCGGCATTTCTTGAAGAAAAATCCCTTCCCTAAAAAAGAGACTTTGTTTATTAATGTGGAAGGGGTTGGTTCTGGTGATTTACATATCATTACACGGGAAAGTATGATATTTACTTTTCATGTGGATAAAGAGATTTTAGAATTCATTGAAAGACATAATTTTTCTTCGGAAATAGGAAAAGCGGATTCTTTGCCTTTGCCTACTTCATCGTATATGGTAGCTTTGCACGGATATAAATGTTTTACAATTATGGGTCTGGATAAAGATAAAAAGCCGATATATTGCAATCAAATTGAAGATACTACATTAAATATAGATGAAAAGAAAATTCAGAAAACA
The sequence above is drawn from the Candidatus Hydrogenedens sp. genome and encodes:
- a CDS encoding M28 family peptidase, giving the protein MDILTKINDDISYLAGATITRRYGTEGELLCSEYIRNRLLNMGLQPVIEPFNCSRETFQIFSLYWMEFLFVILLTIFFPLAGFLYGVIVFFLYFLEISGYFSLSKFVPEYQSQNIHTVIRKQDLFDEPKYRIVFHANYDCGISHFLYSKEVMDFLPVFHHLIVICMLVVLGISLRDELSNIVPWQDNISMLCRIFVGIVLGTMSFIALIATANEEDTRGANFNASGVACLLGVAEFLAERPLEDVEIHFVFSGAYQSWMSGLRHFLKKNPFPKKETLFINVEGVGSGDLHIITRESMIFTFHVDKEILEFIERHNFSSEIGKADSLPLPTSSYMVALHGYKCFTIMGLDKDKKPIYCNQIEDTTLNIDEKKIQKTSEILSKFVILWTEERK
- a CDS encoding methionyl-tRNA formyltransferase, with the protein product MRILIAGTGKLGVCVAEPLIKSQHQIIGILQNGRQTKGIRRFINQLFLGFLGGHDSILRFAQKHHIPVFWIDKMNEKEIKPIKELSPDLIITCGFGIIFKKPILSIPNIGCINVHSSLLPRHRGPNPFYAVIRHGEKQSGVTFHIMDEGIDTGAIVAQQSFPILDTDTAYSVYCRASEMAKTMVLEVVDRIEKEGLHGEPQNLDWASYDPKPTVNDAIIHWDVPAIEIDRQIRALSQTIITRFTYKGRTVFVTRVKVNDKEVSAKPGTVLHARFPAEIATAQGSVTLLSAFTLSPIMWLWPRKGTLYPGEVLYTETEECNPLEQ
- the dtd gene encoding D-aminoacyl-tRNA deacylase; the protein is MRAVVQRVLNASVTVDNQIVGKIGHGLLVLLGVDEQDNEADIQYTAEKIIGLRIFNDTEGKFNLSLEDVNGEMLVVSQFTLHGDCRRGRRPSFSTSAKPEKAIPYYEKFIEIVRNKGIHVETGIFAAHMLVSLVNDGPVTILVDSKKVF